A window of the Bradyrhizobium diazoefficiens genome harbors these coding sequences:
- a CDS encoding putative bifunctional diguanylate cyclase/phosphodiesterase: protein MQLSNQNGEIDQKPSPNLSAALIDSLFEAPGPLLAGIIFVAIAAAMTALKTGQGATWACVGLLIMSGAIRAFDLHHFLPRKSSLTAQEAARWKKRYLIGALIQATAIGIWCSVTLLSSDDAVVHMICLSVTTGIVAGGAGRAYGRPSIFHLQALLQFGPAVIALALRGAPYYIAMSFVSGAFLLAIMQISANLHKIFMRAVVAREREAALAGQFDTALNNMPHGLCMFRVDRQLAVMNHRFSEMLDLPNDLARSGIRARDILAACVSSGSISAASGEMIVAEIENSHANEIVTVDPDAERNRSLSWTVQPMADGGAVLLLEDVTERRNAEAKITHLARYDELTALPNRVHFRNEIESLLAASRHSDRLSALLFVDLDQFKQVNDTLGHPCGDQLLCAVANRLREMLRPEDFVARFGGDEFVVFQQNISAAEDAASLARRVVERLSERYRIDNHLVEIGASVGIALTSQEGVSADTLLKNADMALYRAKADGRGTFCFFRDEMAATVEARRILELDLRKALANEEFELFYQPLVNLKSGKITTCEALLRWNHPVRGTVSPVDIIPVAEDMGLIVDLGRWILRRACMECMKWPESVSVAVNFSPQQFHQRDVLSEIRYALEVSGLPAHRLEIEITESSLLRNTQLTHDILSQLHALGVRISLDDFGTGYSSLSYLHNFPMQKVKIDRSFLEGIDTDRPLTLLRGVARLSADLGMAVVVEGIETSEQLELVSADGTVTEGQGYLFSRPVPAVRVRQLLNASHGNRLQEQLIVVSSRSLA, encoded by the coding sequence ATGCAACTCTCGAACCAGAACGGAGAAATCGATCAAAAGCCCTCGCCGAATCTTTCGGCGGCGCTGATCGATTCCCTGTTCGAGGCTCCCGGCCCGTTGCTTGCCGGCATCATCTTCGTCGCCATCGCCGCCGCAATGACCGCGCTGAAGACGGGGCAAGGCGCAACCTGGGCTTGTGTCGGGCTTCTCATCATGTCCGGCGCAATCCGCGCATTCGATTTGCATCATTTCCTGCCCCGCAAATCCAGCTTGACGGCTCAGGAGGCCGCGCGGTGGAAGAAGCGCTATCTGATCGGCGCGCTGATCCAGGCCACCGCCATCGGCATCTGGTGCTCCGTCACTCTGCTCAGCAGTGACGACGCCGTCGTCCACATGATCTGCCTGTCCGTCACCACCGGAATCGTCGCGGGCGGCGCGGGCAGGGCGTACGGGCGTCCATCGATTTTTCATCTGCAGGCCCTGCTGCAATTCGGTCCCGCGGTGATCGCATTGGCGTTGCGGGGCGCACCCTATTACATCGCGATGTCGTTCGTGAGTGGCGCCTTCCTGCTGGCGATCATGCAGATCTCGGCCAATCTGCACAAGATCTTCATGCGGGCGGTTGTGGCTCGTGAACGCGAAGCCGCGCTTGCCGGCCAGTTCGACACTGCCTTGAACAACATGCCGCACGGTCTATGCATGTTCCGCGTCGACCGGCAGCTCGCGGTGATGAATCACCGGTTCAGCGAGATGCTGGACCTCCCCAACGATCTCGCCCGGAGCGGCATCAGGGCGCGTGACATCCTGGCCGCGTGCGTCAGCTCCGGCTCCATCTCGGCCGCGAGCGGCGAGATGATCGTCGCCGAGATCGAGAATTCGCATGCGAACGAGATCGTGACCGTCGATCCCGACGCGGAGAGAAACCGGTCATTGTCGTGGACGGTCCAGCCGATGGCCGATGGCGGCGCAGTGCTGCTGCTCGAGGACGTGACCGAGCGGCGCAATGCCGAGGCCAAGATCACCCATCTTGCCCGTTACGATGAATTGACGGCGCTCCCCAACCGTGTCCATTTCCGCAACGAGATTGAATCCCTGCTGGCGGCCTCGCGTCATTCCGACCGGCTCTCCGCGCTGTTGTTCGTCGACCTCGACCAGTTCAAGCAGGTCAACGACACGCTCGGCCATCCCTGCGGTGACCAGCTGCTCTGTGCGGTGGCCAACCGCCTGCGCGAGATGCTGCGGCCCGAGGATTTCGTCGCTCGCTTCGGCGGCGACGAGTTCGTCGTATTCCAGCAGAATATCAGCGCGGCCGAGGATGCTGCGAGCCTTGCCCGCCGCGTCGTCGAGCGCCTGAGCGAGCGCTACCGGATCGACAATCACCTGGTCGAGATCGGCGCCAGCGTCGGCATCGCGCTGACCTCGCAGGAGGGCGTCAGCGCCGACACGCTGCTCAAGAACGCCGACATGGCGCTCTACCGCGCCAAAGCCGACGGCCGCGGCACCTTCTGCTTCTTCCGCGACGAGATGGCGGCCACCGTCGAGGCTCGCCGTATCCTCGAGCTCGACCTGCGCAAGGCGCTTGCCAACGAGGAGTTCGAGCTGTTCTACCAGCCGCTGGTCAATCTGAAGTCCGGCAAGATCACAACGTGCGAAGCGCTGCTGCGCTGGAATCATCCGGTGCGTGGCACGGTCTCGCCGGTCGACATCATCCCGGTCGCCGAGGACATGGGCCTGATCGTCGATCTCGGCCGCTGGATCCTGCGCCGCGCCTGCATGGAATGCATGAAGTGGCCGGAGAGCGTCAGCGTCGCCGTCAACTTCTCGCCGCAGCAATTCCACCAGCGCGACGTGCTGAGCGAGATCCGCTACGCGCTCGAGGTGTCGGGCCTGCCGGCGCACCGCCTCGAGATCGAGATCACCGAATCCTCGCTGCTGCGCAACACCCAGCTCACTCACGATATCCTGTCGCAGCTGCATGCGCTTGGCGTGCGCATCTCGCTGGACGATTTCGGCACCGGCTATTCGAGCCTCAGCTATCTGCACAACTTCCCGATGCAGAAGGTCAAGATCGACCGCTCCTTCCTCGAGGGCATCGACACCGACCGCCCGCTGACGCTGTTGCGCGGCGTGGCACGGCTGTCGGCCGACCTCGGCATGGCGGTCGTGGTCGAAGGCATCGAGACCAGCGAGCAGCTTGAGCTCGTCAGCGCCGATGGCACAGTCACGGAAGGACAAGGCTATCTGTTTAGCCGTCCGGTCCCGGCCGTGCGGGTCCGTCAATTGCTCAATGCTTCGCACGGCAATCGCTTGCAGGAGCAGTTGATCGTCGTCTCCTCGCGATCACTCGCATAG
- the tolB gene encoding Tol-Pal system beta propeller repeat protein TolB, with amino-acid sequence MNRRRFMTLTGSTLALLGGGQAFAQQPQQGRLRIDPTEFRPIPIAITNFVPGSPADGDVSNGVTQVITNNLKRSGLFAPIDQAAFIERISNIDVAPQFQNWKTLNAQALVTGRMTRQPDGRLKAEFRLWDVVTGQQLAGQQYFTSPEYWRRIAHIISDQIYEQMTGEKGYFDSRVVFVDESGPKERRVKRLAMMDQDGANVRYLTRGADLVLTPRFSPNSQEITYMEFGQGDPKVYLFNIETGQREIVGNFPGMTFAPRFSPDGQRVIMSLQQGGNSNLFVMDLRSRSTTRLTDTPAIDTSPSYSPDGTRICFESDRGGRSQIYVMAAGGGQAQRISFSKDDNNATYSTPVWSPRGDYIAFTRQGGGQFSIGVMKPDGSGERLLTSGYHNEGPTFSPNGRVLMFFRDPGGNGGPSLFSVDISGRNELKVPTPGFASDPAWSPLLSATAGQ; translated from the coding sequence ATGAACCGCCGCCGCTTCATGACCCTGACCGGGTCGACGCTCGCGTTGCTCGGGGGCGGCCAGGCCTTCGCCCAGCAGCCGCAGCAGGGGCGCCTCCGCATCGATCCCACGGAGTTTCGTCCGATCCCGATCGCGATCACCAACTTCGTGCCGGGCTCGCCTGCTGACGGCGATGTCAGCAACGGCGTCACGCAGGTCATCACCAACAATCTGAAGCGTTCGGGCCTGTTCGCCCCGATCGACCAGGCCGCCTTCATCGAGCGCATCAGCAACATCGACGTCGCGCCGCAATTCCAGAACTGGAAAACCCTCAACGCGCAGGCCCTTGTCACCGGCCGCATGACGCGGCAGCCGGACGGCCGCCTCAAAGCTGAATTCCGCCTGTGGGACGTGGTCACCGGCCAGCAGCTCGCCGGTCAGCAATATTTCACCTCGCCGGAATATTGGCGCCGGATCGCGCACATTATCTCCGACCAGATCTACGAGCAGATGACCGGCGAAAAGGGCTATTTCGACAGCCGCGTCGTGTTCGTCGACGAGTCCGGGCCGAAAGAGCGCCGCGTCAAGCGGCTCGCGATGATGGACCAGGACGGCGCCAATGTGCGCTATCTGACCCGCGGCGCCGACCTCGTGCTGACGCCGCGCTTCTCGCCGAACTCGCAGGAGATCACCTATATGGAGTTCGGGCAGGGCGATCCGAAGGTCTATCTGTTCAACATCGAGACCGGCCAGCGCGAGATCGTCGGCAATTTCCCCGGCATGACCTTTGCTCCAAGGTTCTCTCCGGACGGCCAGCGCGTCATCATGAGCCTGCAGCAGGGCGGCAATTCCAACCTGTTCGTGATGGATTTGCGTTCACGCTCCACCACGCGCCTCACCGACACGCCGGCGATCGACACGTCTCCGTCTTACTCGCCGGACGGCACCCGCATCTGTTTCGAGTCCGATCGCGGCGGCAGGTCGCAGATCTATGTGATGGCGGCGGGCGGCGGACAGGCGCAGCGCATCTCCTTCTCCAAGGATGACAACAACGCCACCTATTCGACACCGGTATGGTCGCCGCGCGGCGATTACATCGCCTTTACCAGGCAGGGCGGTGGGCAGTTCTCGATCGGCGTCATGAAGCCGGACGGCTCCGGCGAGCGGCTCCTCACCTCCGGCTATCACAATGAGGGCCCGACCTTCTCGCCGAACGGTCGCGTGCTGATGTTCTTCCGCGATCCCGGCGGCAATGGCGGACCGTCGCTGTTCTCCGTCGACATCTCCGGCCGCAACGAGCTGAAGGTGCCGACGCCGGGCTTCGCCTCCGATCCGGCGTGGTCGCCGCTGCTGTCCGCGACAGCAGGCCAATAG
- the ftsH gene encoding ATP-dependent zinc metalloprotease FtsH: MNANLRNFALWVIIVLLLLALFTLFQNPGQRASSQDIAFSQLLSEVDQGRVRDVVIQGPDIHGTFTNGSSFQTYAPNDPTLVKRLYDSKVQITAKPPGDNVPWFVSLLVSWLPFIALIGVWIFLSRQMQGGAGKAMGFGKSRAKMLTEAHGRVTFEDVAGVDEAKQDLQEIVEFLRDPGKFQRLGGRIPRGVLLVGPPGTGKTLIARAVAGEANVPFFTISGSDFVEMFVGVGASRVRDMFEQAKKNAPCIIFIDEIDAVGRHRGAGLGGGNDEREQTLNQLLVEMDGFEANEGVILIAATNRPDVLDPALLRPGRFDRQVVVPNPDVVGREQILKVHVRKVPLAPDINLKTIARGTPGFSGADLMNLVNEAALTAARRNKRMVTQAEFEEAKDKVMMGAERKSLVMTEEEKLLTAYHEGGHAIVGLNVPATDPIHKATIIPRGRALGMVMQLPERDKLSMSLEQMTSRLAIMMGGRVAEELIFGREKVTSGAASDIEQATRLARMMVTRWGLSEELGTVSYGENQDEVFLGMSVSRTQNASEATVQKIDSEIRRLVEEGYKEATRILTEKHGDLEALAKGLLEFETLSGDEIVDLLKGKKPNRESVLEPATPRASAVPPAGKSRPRPDPDPGLEPQPQA; this comes from the coding sequence ATGAACGCCAATCTGCGCAATTTCGCCCTCTGGGTCATCATTGTTTTGCTGCTGTTGGCGTTGTTCACGCTCTTCCAGAATCCGGGCCAGCGGGCTTCCTCGCAGGATATCGCTTTCTCGCAGCTCTTGAGCGAAGTTGACCAGGGCCGAGTCCGCGACGTCGTGATCCAGGGGCCTGATATCCACGGCACCTTCACCAACGGCTCCAGCTTCCAGACCTATGCGCCGAACGACCCGACGCTGGTGAAGCGCCTGTACGACAGCAAGGTGCAGATCACCGCGAAGCCGCCCGGCGACAACGTGCCGTGGTTCGTGTCGCTGCTGGTCTCCTGGCTGCCCTTCATCGCGCTGATCGGCGTCTGGATCTTCCTGTCGCGGCAGATGCAAGGCGGCGCCGGCAAGGCGATGGGCTTTGGCAAGTCGCGCGCGAAGATGCTGACCGAGGCCCATGGCCGCGTCACCTTCGAGGACGTCGCCGGCGTGGACGAGGCCAAGCAGGACCTGCAGGAGATCGTCGAATTCCTGCGCGACCCCGGCAAATTCCAGCGCCTCGGCGGCCGCATTCCGCGCGGCGTGCTGCTGGTCGGCCCTCCCGGCACCGGTAAGACCCTGATCGCGCGTGCGGTCGCGGGCGAAGCCAACGTGCCGTTCTTCACCATCTCCGGTTCGGACTTCGTCGAGATGTTCGTCGGCGTCGGCGCCAGCCGCGTCCGCGACATGTTCGAGCAGGCCAAGAAGAACGCGCCCTGCATCATCTTCATCGACGAAATCGATGCCGTCGGTCGTCACCGTGGCGCCGGCCTCGGCGGCGGCAATGACGAGCGCGAGCAGACGCTGAACCAGCTGCTGGTCGAGATGGACGGCTTCGAGGCGAACGAGGGCGTGATCCTGATCGCCGCGACCAACCGTCCCGACGTGCTCGATCCCGCGCTGCTGCGTCCGGGCCGCTTCGACCGCCAGGTCGTGGTGCCGAACCCCGACGTCGTCGGCCGCGAGCAGATCCTCAAGGTTCACGTCCGCAAGGTGCCCTTGGCGCCGGATATCAACCTCAAGACCATCGCGCGCGGCACCCCGGGCTTCTCCGGCGCCGACCTGATGAACCTCGTCAACGAAGCCGCATTGACCGCTGCGCGCCGCAACAAGCGCATGGTGACCCAGGCCGAGTTCGAGGAAGCCAAGGACAAGGTGATGATGGGCGCCGAGCGCAAGTCGCTCGTCATGACCGAGGAAGAGAAGCTCTTGACGGCCTATCACGAGGGCGGCCACGCCATCGTCGGCCTCAACGTGCCCGCGACCGATCCGATCCACAAGGCGACCATCATCCCGCGCGGCCGTGCGCTTGGCATGGTCATGCAGCTCCCCGAGCGCGACAAGCTGTCGATGTCTCTGGAGCAGATGACCTCGCGCCTCGCCATCATGATGGGCGGCCGCGTCGCCGAAGAGCTGATCTTCGGCCGCGAGAAGGTGACCTCTGGTGCGGCCTCCGACATCGAGCAGGCGACCCGCCTTGCCCGCATGATGGTGACGCGCTGGGGCCTGTCGGAAGAACTCGGCACCGTCTCCTACGGCGAGAACCAGGACGAGGTCTTCCTCGGCATGTCGGTCTCGCGGACGCAGAACGCCTCCGAGGCGACCGTCCAGAAGATCGACTCCGAGATCCGCCGTCTGGTCGAGGAAGGCTACAAGGAAGCGACCCGCATTCTCACCGAGAAGCACGGTGACCTCGAAGCGCTGGCCAAGGGCCTGCTCGAGTTCGAAACGCTCTCCGGTGACGAGATCGTCGATCTGCTCAAGGGCAAGAAGCCGAACCGCGAGTCCGTGCTCGAGCCGGCCACGCCGCGCGCCTCGGCCGTGCCCCCGGCCGGCAAGTCGCGCCCGCGGCCCGATCCGGATCCCGGCCTGGAGCCGCAGCCGCAGGCGTAA
- the pal gene encoding peptidoglycan-associated lipoprotein Pal, with translation MKYPMRILQGLKLAAVLAIALSMGACANKNVGMDANASAATPGSQQDFVVNVGDRVFFESDQTDLTPQAIVTLEKQAQWLQTYPRYSFTIEGHADERGTREYNIALGARRAQSVRSFLASRGIDANRMRTISYGKERPVAVCNDISCWSQNRRAVTVLNASS, from the coding sequence ATGAAATATCCTATGCGTATCCTCCAGGGATTGAAGCTGGCCGCCGTGCTTGCCATTGCCCTGTCGATGGGCGCCTGCGCCAACAAGAACGTGGGTATGGACGCGAATGCGAGCGCGGCGACGCCGGGCAGCCAGCAGGACTTCGTCGTGAACGTGGGCGACCGCGTGTTCTTCGAGAGCGACCAGACCGATCTGACCCCGCAGGCGATCGTGACCCTCGAGAAGCAGGCGCAGTGGCTGCAGACCTATCCGCGCTACTCCTTCACCATCGAAGGTCACGCCGACGAGCGCGGCACCCGTGAATACAACATCGCGCTCGGCGCCCGCCGCGCCCAGTCGGTGCGCTCGTTCCTCGCCTCGCGCGGCATCGATGCGAACCGCATGCGCACGATCTCCTACGGCAAGGAGCGCCCCGTCGCCGTCTGTAACGACATCTCCTGCTGGTCGCAGAACCGTCGCGCTGTGACCGTGCTGAACGCGAGCTCCTGA
- a CDS encoding DUF3052 family protein — translation MAGTSGKPIVQKLGIKPGFCIFVDGLAAPYRDVVGELPDGVIIAKTAKPPLDMVHLFAAETKGLAAKLRSYRKAIAPNGMIWASWPKKASGVATDVTEALVRETARAGGLVDIKICAVDDVWSGLKLVIPVKDRAKPTK, via the coding sequence ATGGCCGGCACTTCCGGCAAACCGATTGTGCAAAAGCTCGGCATCAAGCCGGGCTTTTGTATTTTCGTGGATGGTCTTGCGGCGCCCTATCGCGATGTCGTCGGCGAACTTCCTGACGGTGTGATCATTGCCAAGACCGCCAAGCCGCCGCTCGACATGGTGCATCTCTTCGCAGCCGAGACCAAAGGCCTCGCTGCAAAACTGCGCAGCTACCGCAAGGCGATCGCGCCCAATGGAATGATCTGGGCATCCTGGCCCAAGAAAGCGTCCGGGGTCGCGACTGATGTCACCGAAGCATTGGTACGCGAGACCGCGCGCGCGGGCGGCCTCGTCGATATCAAGATCTGCGCCGTCGACGACGTCTGGTCCGGCCTGAAGCTCGTGATCCCCGTCAAGGACCGCGCGAAGCCAACGAAATAG
- a CDS encoding protein TolA — MKVNVDKTLVASIALHVLVIGWGLLTFSSKAFIAPEESLPIDIISTDQLAQITNGQKTGKKEEPKPKVEKIAEAKPEEDAVGKVTEKKELIKTNSTPDTPPKPVEKPVEKKPDPPKPVAEAKPKEEPKPQEKKPDPAKEDPIAELQKKLDTKKPPPKPVEQKVAAVQPQQQPKPRERSFDPAQIQRDLDKRAATRHELAGAALNASASLGSTSGTAATNVATWQGAFQGAVKRCFTPTYNGQDANQYEADIDIPMRIDGSLASEPVIIAVRGPSRSIAQAVAESAKRAIVQCQVYSFLPKQQYDSWKLIPMTFGLKDML, encoded by the coding sequence GTGAAGGTGAACGTCGACAAGACACTCGTTGCGTCGATTGCCCTCCATGTCCTCGTGATTGGATGGGGGCTGCTGACCTTTAGCAGCAAGGCCTTCATCGCGCCGGAAGAGTCGCTGCCGATCGATATCATCTCCACTGACCAGCTCGCGCAGATCACCAACGGGCAGAAGACCGGCAAGAAGGAAGAGCCGAAGCCCAAGGTCGAGAAGATCGCCGAGGCCAAGCCCGAGGAAGACGCCGTCGGCAAGGTCACCGAGAAGAAAGAACTGATCAAGACCAACTCGACCCCCGATACGCCGCCGAAGCCCGTCGAAAAGCCGGTCGAGAAGAAGCCCGACCCGCCGAAGCCGGTCGCCGAGGCCAAGCCCAAAGAAGAGCCGAAGCCGCAGGAGAAGAAGCCTGATCCGGCCAAGGAAGATCCGATCGCGGAGCTTCAGAAGAAGCTGGACACCAAGAAGCCGCCGCCCAAGCCGGTGGAGCAAAAGGTCGCGGCCGTGCAGCCGCAGCAGCAGCCGAAGCCTAGGGAGCGCAGCTTCGACCCCGCACAGATTCAGCGCGACCTCGACAAGCGTGCTGCGACCCGGCACGAGCTCGCCGGCGCGGCGCTGAATGCGTCCGCCTCATTGGGCTCGACGTCCGGGACGGCCGCCACCAATGTCGCGACCTGGCAAGGTGCATTCCAGGGCGCAGTCAAGCGCTGCTTCACGCCCACCTATAATGGGCAGGACGCCAACCAGTACGAAGCCGACATCGACATTCCCATGAGGATCGACGGATCGCTCGCCTCCGAGCCGGTCATCATCGCGGTGCGAGGACCGTCGCGTTCGATCGCCCAGGCGGTCGCGGAGAGCGCCAAGCGCGCCATCGTGCAGTGCCAGGTCTATTCGTTCCTGCCGAAGCAGCAATACGACAGCTGGAAGCTCATTCCGATGACTTTCGGCCTGAAAGACATGTTGTGA
- a CDS encoding N-acyl amino acid synthase FeeM domain-containing protein — translation MSSQVELRGPSPVRGAALFDRIDYRLIETPEDRDSIYHLRYKAYLNSGLILPSETCQVRDVYDDAPNVWIFGVYVDGELCSSVRIHLLTRECRLSYSTELYGDVLHGRLDRGEVFVDPARLAADPDKAKRLPELPYLTLRLAYLACEYFNADTGLAMVRPDHQPFYRRVFLHEPVAEPRAFPGWHTMKTSLMASDFRNLREKVLTRFPIMRSNAFERRMLFERNDQRQAGSRPVLVSAPLSPAPVATLG, via the coding sequence ATGTCGTCTCAAGTCGAGCTACGCGGGCCTTCGCCAGTGCGAGGGGCAGCGCTGTTCGATCGTATCGACTACCGACTGATCGAAACTCCCGAAGACAGAGATTCGATCTACCACCTGCGCTACAAGGCGTATCTGAACAGCGGATTGATCTTACCCTCAGAGACATGTCAGGTCCGCGACGTCTATGATGACGCGCCCAATGTCTGGATATTCGGCGTTTACGTCGATGGAGAGCTATGCAGCTCCGTCCGTATCCATCTCCTGACGCGGGAATGCCGTTTATCCTATTCGACCGAATTGTATGGCGATGTTCTCCACGGGCGGCTCGATCGGGGAGAGGTTTTCGTCGATCCAGCGCGGCTTGCTGCCGATCCGGACAAAGCCAAGCGACTTCCAGAGCTCCCCTACCTGACCCTGCGGCTGGCCTATCTGGCCTGCGAGTATTTCAATGCTGATACGGGCCTCGCGATGGTGCGTCCCGATCACCAGCCATTTTACCGTCGCGTGTTTTTGCATGAGCCCGTCGCCGAACCGCGCGCGTTTCCAGGCTGGCATACGATGAAGACGTCGTTGATGGCGTCCGATTTCCGAAACCTCCGGGAAAAGGTGCTGACACGCTTTCCCATCATGCGTTCAAACGCGTTCGAACGGCGAATGCTGTTCGAGCGCAATGATCAGCGCCAGGCTGGGTCCCGGCCGGTTCTCGTTTCAGCCCCCCTCAGCCCTGCTCCGGTGGCCACCCTGGGCTGA
- the ybgF gene encoding tol-pal system protein YbgF, with translation MSSKFKAIHGTVAFAALLSLCAPSFAQSDDGDPEMRIERLENQLRQLTGQNEELQYRNRQLEDRIRQLEGGAQGAPGQAPAQPNVAAVPPAQVAPGYRQQPPQQQQAAQPNYEQPQIGSPAPIVQEQPGPGAPGTRRRGDAFDPSQSPNAPGAPRALGGGQQPMSAGAQGGAPGGRGASEPLDLSNNGGRYPQAAVPAQPGYPPQAGGPALATLPPSATPRDEFDLGIGYMQRKDYALAEQTMKNFAAKYPSDPLLGDAQYWLGESYFQRQQYRDSAEAFLAVTTKYDKSAKAPDALLRLGQSLAALKEKEAACAAFGEVGRKYPRASAGVKAAVDREQKRVKC, from the coding sequence ATGTCATCCAAATTCAAGGCAATTCACGGCACCGTGGCGTTCGCCGCGCTGCTCTCTTTGTGCGCGCCCTCCTTCGCCCAGTCGGACGACGGCGACCCCGAGATGCGGATCGAGCGGCTGGAGAACCAGCTGCGCCAGCTCACCGGCCAGAACGAAGAGCTGCAATATCGCAACCGCCAGCTCGAGGATCGCATCCGCCAGCTCGAGGGCGGCGCGCAAGGTGCGCCCGGACAGGCGCCGGCACAGCCCAACGTCGCGGCCGTGCCGCCCGCGCAGGTCGCCCCTGGCTATCGCCAGCAGCCTCCGCAGCAGCAACAGGCTGCGCAGCCGAATTACGAGCAGCCGCAGATCGGCTCTCCCGCGCCGATCGTTCAGGAGCAGCCGGGCCCCGGCGCGCCCGGCACGCGCCGCCGTGGTGATGCGTTCGACCCGAGCCAGAGTCCGAATGCGCCCGGTGCGCCGCGCGCGCTTGGCGGCGGCCAGCAGCCGATGTCGGCAGGGGCTCAGGGTGGTGCGCCCGGCGGCCGCGGCGCCAGCGAGCCGCTCGATCTCAGCAACAATGGCGGCCGCTATCCGCAGGCCGCAGTGCCGGCCCAGCCCGGCTATCCGCCGCAGGCGGGCGGTCCGGCTCTCGCGACGCTGCCGCCCTCGGCCACGCCGCGCGACGAGTTCGATCTCGGCATCGGCTATATGCAGCGCAAGGACTATGCGCTCGCCGAGCAGACCATGAAGAATTTTGCGGCGAAGTATCCGAGCGACCCGCTGCTTGGCGACGCGCAATACTGGCTTGGCGAAAGCTATTTCCAGCGCCAGCAATATCGCGACTCGGCAGAGGCCTTCCTCGCCGTCACCACCAAATACGATAAATCGGCCAAGGCGCCGGATGCGCTGCTGCGGCTCGGCCAGTCGCTCGCCGCGCTGAAGGAGAAGGAGGCCGCCTGCGCCGCCTTCGGCGAGGTCGGCCGCAAATATCCGCGCGCCTCGGCCGGCGTCAAAGCCGCGGTCGACCGCGAGCAGAAGCGGGTGAAGTGCTGA
- the tilS gene encoding tRNA lysidine(34) synthetase TilS, giving the protein MSDDDNSPISARAAKQLFAELKSAPALVLAVSGGPDSVALMWLAARWRRSLARGPELTVVTVDHGLRAEAAREAREVKRLAVELGLAHRTLRWRGPKPATGLPAAAREARYRLLAQAARSAGASHVLTAHTRDDQAETLLMRLLRGSGIAGLSAMSRLTTRDGIVLARPLLDVPKSQLVATLKRARIGFADDPTNRDAAFTRPRLRALLPQLAAEGGDARTLVRLSARLARANAAVEVLTDGAERFLRLRDRGDALQPGVRSFEAAAFATLPEEVRLRLLLRAIDALGHEGPAELAKVETLLAALDQAMRDQGMHDQDIRDQDMAARSRAPANGRAILKQTLAGALISLAGGRIHIAPAPARRSPGRREGA; this is encoded by the coding sequence ATGTCAGACGACGACAATTCTCCGATCTCGGCACGCGCGGCGAAGCAGCTCTTCGCCGAGCTCAAGAGCGCGCCGGCGCTGGTGCTCGCGGTCTCCGGCGGGCCCGATTCGGTCGCGCTGATGTGGCTCGCGGCGCGCTGGCGGCGCAGCCTCGCGCGCGGCCCGGAGCTCACCGTCGTCACCGTCGATCATGGCCTGCGGGCGGAGGCGGCGCGCGAGGCGCGTGAGGTCAAACGGCTCGCCGTCGAGCTCGGACTGGCGCACCGGACCCTGCGCTGGCGCGGTCCAAAGCCTGCAACAGGATTGCCGGCCGCCGCGCGCGAAGCCCGCTACCGCCTGCTCGCGCAGGCCGCGCGCTCGGCCGGCGCGAGCCATGTGCTGACCGCCCATACCCGCGACGACCAGGCCGAGACCCTGTTGATGCGGCTGCTCCGCGGCAGCGGCATTGCCGGGCTGTCGGCGATGTCGCGCCTCACGACGCGCGACGGAATCGTGCTGGCGCGACCGCTGCTCGACGTGCCGAAATCGCAGCTCGTCGCGACCCTGAAGCGGGCCAGGATCGGGTTTGCCGACGATCCGACCAATCGCGATGCGGCCTTCACGCGGCCGCGGTTGCGGGCGCTGCTGCCGCAGCTCGCAGCCGAGGGCGGCGATGCACGCACGCTGGTGAGACTATCGGCGCGGCTCGCCCGGGCCAACGCGGCGGTCGAGGTGCTGACCGACGGCGCCGAGCGCTTCCTCCGTTTGCGGGATCGCGGCGATGCGCTGCAGCCGGGCGTTCGCAGTTTCGAGGCCGCGGCCTTCGCGACCCTGCCGGAAGAAGTCCGGCTCCGGCTCTTGCTGCGGGCCATCGACGCGCTCGGGCACGAGGGGCCGGCGGAACTCGCCAAAGTCGAGACCCTGCTGGCCGCGCTCGATCAGGCCATGCGCGATCAGGGCATGCACGATCAGGACATTCGCGATCAGGACATGGCGGCTCGCTCCCGTGCACCTGCAAATGGCCGTGCCATCCTGAAGCAGACCCTGGCGGGAGCCTTGATCAGTCTTGCCGGGGGGCGTATCCACATCGCGCCTGCGCCGGCCCGACGGTCCCCAGGAAGACGTGAAGGGGCTTGA